GATAGCCGGGGCTGGAATCGATGGTGAACCGGGCACCGGTCACTAGGCCGTACACGACCAGCATCCCGGTCCCGTAGGCCATGGCCCATCCCGTCTGGGGCAGGATCGCCGTCCCCTGTTCCTGACCGCGCCAGGAGAAGTAGTTGCCGACGGCCGAGCTGAGCACGGCCAGGAAGGCCAGGCCGATGCCCATCAGGGCGCGCTGGTCGAAGCCCGCTCCCAGCGCCTCGCCACCCGACAGGACCGCGACGCCGATGATGCCCAGGCTGGCCCCCATCCACGCCCCGCGCGAGGCCTTCTGGCCGACGACGAGCCGGAACAGCACCAGGTTCAGGAAGGCCAGCCCGGCGAACACCACAGCGACGATGGCCGAGGTCACATGGCCCTCGGCCGCATAGGTGAAGGAGTAGCTGATGGCGAAGACGAACGCCCCCTGCCCCACGGCCGCCAGGTGCTGACCGCGGGTCAGCTTCAGCGATCGCCCGGTCACCGCGCAGCCGACGATCAGCACCAGGGCCGCCAGACCGAACCGCCAGACCAGCGATGCCACGGGATCGACCGTGCCCAGTTGCCAGGTGATCGCATACCAGGTCGTGCCCCAGATCACGGCGCACAGAACGACGCCGCCGATCGCCAAAGCATCGGCGGACGGGCGGCGCAGGGTGTCGGACAGGCTCACGGCAGGATTCCGGTAGGAGGGGCTGGATCCATGCCGGTCGCCGAACGCGGAGGCAACCGCGATCGGCGTCTGGTAGCCCAAGGTTGCCTTATGTCACGCCCGCAGCTTCACGGCGGCTCGCACCGCTTCGGGCACGGCCGCATAGACCGTCGGCGGCGCGATTTTGAGGCGGCTGCGCGCTGCGTCCAGCGGCTCCCGGAACAGGGCCTCGTAGTCCAGTCCCGGCAGCCACCGCGCCGCGCGTCCGTTACGCCAGGCCTGCAGCACCGCCCGCCGCGCCGGAATGGCCCGGTTCTCGCGCTGGATCTCTCGCGCCGCGCCGTAGCCGATGAAGGCGAAGCCGAGATTGCGGGTCTGGCCGTAGGAGAACGACACCACGCAGGCCTCGCCCAGGGCATCGGTGCCGTAGCCGGTCAGGACGTGCCAGATGTCATGGATGTCCCGCAGCCGCCGGGAGTACCAGACGATCGGATGCGGCGCGTCGATGAAGGGCACCACCTCGCGCTCGACGGCGGCGAGGCCGTCCGCGGTAAAGCCGCGCGCCTCGCGAAACGCCCGATATTCCGCCCCGACCGTCCCGTCGGCGAACTGCGCCAGCCACACGGGATCGTCCAGCCTTTGCGCCAGTTCGTCGCGCAGGAAGGCCTGACGACCGCCCTCCATGGTTCGCAGCATCCGGCCATAGCCGCGGGCCTGCGATCGACCGGACAGGGCCTTCATGATTTCAAAGACCTGGGCGGTGTCTTCCTTGTCGCGGATCAACTTGCGAAAGGCGCGGAAGGCCGCGACGGGCTGGAGCCGCTGCGGCTTCAGCGACTGGAACTCTTCCGGGTCGGCAACCGTATCCATGGTCATCAAGGCATCCCGCTCTATGGATGCTGAATGTAGCGCACCCTGCGACCGTCGCGAACCCCGGCCCGTATCTGAACGGAGCCCCCGCCATCCTGCGGCCGAAACCGAGATTGCCTTGTCCAGTCCGACACCTGCGCCGACCCCCCGCCTGAACGCCCTCTCGACCGCCTGGCCGCCCTTCACCCTCAGACAGGAAGATGTCGCCGCGAACGGGGCCGAGCTGTTCGCCACGACCCATGGCGGCTTCAAGCGGCTGGAGCCGATCTACAGGAACTCGCTGATCGAGACGCGCCACTCCTGCGTCCCCATCGAATGGTATCTGCAGCCCCACAGCTTCGCGGAGCGCAACCGGCTGTTCCTCGACAACGCCGTCGCCCTGATGGCCGAGAGCGCCACAAAGGCGCTGGACGAGGCCGGCCTGACCGCGGATCAGATCGACTGCATCGTCACCGTCTGCTCCACCGGCATCGCCACGCCGTCGCTGGAGGCGCACCTGATGCAGGTCATGCCGTTCCGTCCGGACGTGCGCCGCGTGCCCCTGTTCGGGCTCGGCTGCGCGGGCGGCGTCCTCGGTCTGGCCCGGGCGGCGGAGGCGGCGAAGGCCTGGCCCGAAAGCCGCGTCCTGCTGCTGGTCGTGGAACTGTGCGCGCTGACCTTCCGCTATCAGGACCGGTCGAAGTCCAATCTGGTCGCCACGGCTCTGTTCGGCGATGGCGCGGCGGCGGCCATCGTCTCGTGCCGCGACGACGGCACCGGCCCCGTGCTGGGAGCCAGCCATGAGCACACCTGGCCCGACAGCCTTGACGTCATGGGCTGGGACGTCGCCGACGACGGGTTGAAGGTCGTCTTCAGCCGCGACATCCCGGCCCTGGTCCAGAACGACTTCCAGCCGATCGCGGAGGCTTTCCTGTCGACCAACGGCCTGACCGCCGCCGGGGTCGGTGGCTTCGTCTGCCACCCCGGCGGGGCCAAGGTCATCGAGGCCCTGGAGGGGGTCTTCACCCTCTGTTCCGGCGAGATGCGTCACACCCGCGACGTGCTTCGTGAGCACGGCAACATGAGCTCGGCGACGGTCCTGTTCGTGCTGAAAGCGACGCTGGAGGCGAACGAGCCGGGGCCATGGCTGCTCACCACCCTGGGGCCGGGGTTCACCACGGCGCTGATGCTGGTCCACCCGCAATGATGTGGTTTCTGATCGTCCTGGGCCTCGTGGTGGCCCAGCGGCTGGGCGAGCTCTGGCTGGCCGACCGGAACACCAGGGGTCTGCTGGCCGATGGCGCGGTGGAGATCGGCGCGGGTCACTATCCGCTGTTCGTCATCCTGCACACCGCCTGGCTGTCCGCCCTGGCCATCTTCACGCCCTGGACGGCCGTGCCGAACCCCTGGTTGCTGGCGGTGTACGTCATCCTCCAGTTCGGCCGGGTCTGGGTCATCGCCACACTGGGTCGCTACTGGACGACCCGCATCATCACCCTGCCCGGTGCCCCGCTTGTGCGATCAGGGCCGTTTCGGTTCGTGCGTCACCCCAACTACTGGGTGGCCTCGCTGGAGATCGCCATCCTGCCGCTGGTCTTCGGACAGGTCTGGATCGCGCTTGTGTTCAGCGTCCTGAACGGCATTCTGGTCGCCTACCGCATCCGTATCGAGGAGCGGGCCCTGGCCGACCGCGAGACCTGATGCTCAAGAAGCGATCCGTTACCCTGGCCGGCCATGCCACCTCCGTGGCGCTGGAGCCCGAGTTCTGGGCCGTTCTCGACGGGATCGCCGCCGAGCGAAACCTCAGCCATGCTGGCCTTCTGGTCTGGATCGACCAGACCCGCGGGCGTCGCCCCCTCGCCTCGGCCTGTCGTCTCCTCGCGCTGGAGCACGCAGGGTCAGGATCCATCACTCGCTAACTGCGACAATCGCGCGCACGGTCTCCTCCTCATACAGGGGATACCGCCGTGCCAGTCGACCGCAGCAGCCTTCTACCGCCCGCCATCTTCGGCGGCCTCATCGCCATCGGTCTGATCGGGTCCGGCATCGCCATCGGCGGCGGGGTCATCAATGCCCAGGTCGGCAACCGGCAGGTCACCGTGCGCGGCGTGGCCGAGCGCAACGTCGTGGCCGATCTGGCCGTCCTGACCATCAACTTCAGCCACTCGGGCGACGATCTCGACGCCGTCACCGGCAAGATCGACAGCGATCTGCTCAAGGTCCAGCAGTTCCTGAAGGCCCAGGGCTATCCCGACGACGCCCTGACCAACGGCCGCCTGTCGGTCACCGACAACAAGGCCAACGCCTATCAGCCCGCCGTCGACGTGCTGCACTACACTGCCACGAACTCGGTCACGATCCGTACGCGCGACGTCGCGCGGGTGGCCCAGACCCAGCGCTCGCTGGACGATCTGGTGCGCCAGGACGTGCTCATCGGCTTCGCCGATCCGCTGTACGTCTACACGAAGCTGAACGAGGTCCGGCCGTCCATGATCGCCGAAGCGACCGCCTCGGCCCGCTCGGGTGCCGAACAGTTCGCCAAGGACTCCGGCGCGCCGCTGGGCCCGATCCGTCAGGCGACCCAGGGCTCGTTCGAGATTCTCGCCCGCGAGGACATCGACAACGAATCCACCTCACTGGACAAGCGCGTCCGCGTGGTGGCGACGGTCACCTATCAGCTGCGCTAGATGCGGGCGTCTCCTCCCCGTTGCGAAGCGATGGGGAGGTGGCTCGAAGCGAAGCGAAGAGACGGAGGGGTTCTCGGTGCACGCAGAGCCCCTCCGTCAGCTCGCGAAGGGCTCGCTGCCACCTCCCCATTGGCCAAAAGGCCAACGGGGAGGAGACCCATTGATCAGTTCGAAGGGGCCGGACCCGGCGACGGCAAGGTCGGCGGCTCGATGTCCGGAAGGTTCGGGGCTTCCATCTTCGGCAGGTTCACATCGACATCGACATTGGTGTCGGCCGCATCACTCACCGGATTGTTTCCGCTCAGCAGCACATAGGCGATCACGGCCACGACGATCACCAGTCCGCCGATCAAGAAGGCGATGAAGCCGCCGCCTCCGCCGCGCCGCTCGGGCTGGACGTTGACGTTGGTCTGAGGCTGACGATCGACGATCACCACCCGTTCCGGCGGAGTGTTGGGATCGGTCATCTAGTTGCCGCCCGGCAGCGAAGGTGCTTCCACCTTCGGCAGGTTGACGTCGACGTTCACGTCCTGCGTCTTCGGCGTCATGCCGCCACCGGCGAAGACGAAATAGGCCACGATCGCCAGCACGACGACCACGCCGCCGACGATGAAGGCCAGACCGGCGTTGCCGCCGCCGCTGCTTGAATTCTCTGCCATTTTTAAAGTCCCTCTCCAATCCACCCCTGGACCGCTGAAACGACGGCGACGCTTGCCGGTTCCGCGCATGCCCACGTCGGGGACTGACTTTGGCCTCTGTGCTCATTATGTTCCGGGTCACGCCGAATCCCGAGACAGCCGCATTGACCGACGCCGCCCTGCCCGCCCCCCGTATTTCCGACCTCGCCCGCTCGCGCGGTCCCGGTGGCGTGGCGCATGAGACGCCCGACTATCTGGGCGGCCTGAACCCCGAGCAGCGCGAGGCCGTCGAGGCGACCGAGGGCCCCGTGCTGGTCCTCGCCGGCGCCGGCACCGGCAAGACCCGCGTCCTGACCACGCGTCTCGCCCACATCCTCGCCACCGGTCGCGCCCGCCCCTGGGAGCTGCTGGTCGTCACCTTCACCAACAAGGCCGCGCGCGAGATGCGCGAGCGGATCACCCACCTGATCGGTCCCTCGGCCGAGGGCCTGCGGTGGCTGGGTACCTTCCACTCCGTCGCCGCCCAGATCCTGCGGCGTCACCCCGAACTGGTCGGCCTGAAGTCCAGCTTCACCATTCTCGACACCGACGACCAGGAACGGCTGCTGAAACAGCTGCTGGAAGCCGCCAACATCGACACCAAGCGCTGGACGCCCAAATCCCTGTCCGGACTGATCGACCACTGGAAGAACCGCGGCTGGACACCCGAGAAGCTGCCGCCCGGCGAGGATTTCGCCAACGGCAAGGGCCAGACGCTCTACGCCGCCTACCAGTCGCGTCTGGCGACGCTGAACGCCTGCGACTTCGGCGATCTGCTGCTGCACAACCTCACGATCCTTTCGAAACACGCGGATATCGCTGAAGAATACCGCAAACGCTTCCGCTATATCTTGGTCGACGAATACCAGGACACCAACGTCGCCCAATACCTGTGGCTGCGGCTTCTGACGTCCTCGACCGGCAACGTCTGCTGCGTCGGCGACGACGACCAGTCCATCTACGGCTGGCGCGGGGCCGAGGTGGACAACATCCTGCGCTTCGAGAAGGATTTTCCGGGGGCCAAGATCGTCAAGCTGGAGCGCAACTACCGCTCCACCAGCCACATCCTCGGGGCCGCGTCCGGCCTCATCGCGGCTAACCGCGACCGGCTGGGCAAGACCCTCTGGACCGAGGACCAGACCGGCGACAAGGTCCGGGTGCGGGGGGTCTGGGACGGCGACGCCGAGAGCCGGCTGATCGCCGACGAGATCGAGACGGCGAAACGCGATGGCATGAAATACAGGGACATGGCCGTCCTTGTTCGTGCGTCATTTCAGATGCGGGCGTTCGAGGAGCGGTTCGTCCTGCTCGCCATCCCCTACACGGTCATCGGCGGCCCGCGGTTCTTCGAACGCGCCGAGATCCGCGACGCCCACGCCTACCTCCGCCTGATCCAGTCCGAGGACGACGATCTCGCCTTCGAACGGATCGTCAATGTGCCCAAGCGGGGTATCGGCGACACCTCGGTGCAGAAGATCCTTCAGATCGCCCGCCACAACGGCGTCTCGGCCATGACCGCCGTCCGCGACCTGATCACCTCCGACGAGCTCCAGGCCCGCACCCGCACGGCCCTGTCGTCCTTCGTGCGCGACCTCGACCGCTGGCGGGCCCTGGCGTCCGACACCCGTCACTGGCTGCTGACCGAAACCGTGCTGGAAGAGAGCGGCTACACGGACATGCAGAAGGCCGATCGCGCGACCGGCCCGGCCCGCCTCGACAACCTCAAGGAACTGACCCAGGCGATGCAGTCGTTCGAGACGCTCGGGGCCTATCTCGAACACGTGTCGCTGGTCATGGATCTGGACCGGGGCCCGTCGTCGGACGCGGTCCAGATCATGACCCTGCACGGGGCCAAGGGGCTGGAGTTCCCCCTGGTCTTCCTGCCCGGCTGGGAGGAAGGCGTCTTCCCGTCCCAGCGCAGCATCGACGAGAAGGGCGAGAAGGGCCTCGAGGAGGAACGCCGTCTGGCCTACGTCGGGGTGACCCGCGCCAAACAGGACGCCCGCATCAGCTTCGCCGCCAATCGACTGGTCTATGGCCGCTGGACCAGCCAGCTGCCCAGCCGGTTCGTCGACGAACTGCCCATCGCCCACGTCGAGGCCGAGTCAGACACCGGCTATTACGGAGCCTCCGGCGGCATGAAGGAGGCGAAGTCCCGATGGGACGACGCCCCGTCGTTCGGGGCAGGCTACACCTCCCCGGGCTGGCAGCGCGCCAAGGCCTTCACGGCCGGCCAGACGCCGGGCGCCCGCCCTGCCCGCAACGCCGTCATCGAGGGCGAAGGCCGCCTGATCGCCACCGCCGACCCGAAATCGGGCAGCGGCTTCGTCAAGGGCGACCGGGTCTTCCACCAGAAGTTCGGCTACGGCGCGGTCCGGATCATCGAGGGGAACAAGCTGACGGTGGAGTTCGAAAAGGCGGGCGAAAAGAAGGTCA
This DNA window, taken from Brevundimonas subvibrioides ATCC 15264, encodes the following:
- a CDS encoding Coq4 family protein; its protein translation is MTMDTVADPEEFQSLKPQRLQPVAAFRAFRKLIRDKEDTAQVFEIMKALSGRSQARGYGRMLRTMEGGRQAFLRDELAQRLDDPVWLAQFADGTVGAEYRAFREARGFTADGLAAVEREVVPFIDAPHPIVWYSRRLRDIHDIWHVLTGYGTDALGEACVVSFSYGQTRNLGFAFIGYGAAREIQRENRAIPARRAVLQAWRNGRAARWLPGLDYEALFREPLDAARSRLKIAPPTVYAAVPEAVRAAVKLRA
- a CDS encoding UvrD-helicase domain-containing protein encodes the protein MFRVTPNPETAALTDAALPAPRISDLARSRGPGGVAHETPDYLGGLNPEQREAVEATEGPVLVLAGAGTGKTRVLTTRLAHILATGRARPWELLVVTFTNKAAREMRERITHLIGPSAEGLRWLGTFHSVAAQILRRHPELVGLKSSFTILDTDDQERLLKQLLEAANIDTKRWTPKSLSGLIDHWKNRGWTPEKLPPGEDFANGKGQTLYAAYQSRLATLNACDFGDLLLHNLTILSKHADIAEEYRKRFRYILVDEYQDTNVAQYLWLRLLTSSTGNVCCVGDDDQSIYGWRGAEVDNILRFEKDFPGAKIVKLERNYRSTSHILGAASGLIAANRDRLGKTLWTEDQTGDKVRVRGVWDGDAESRLIADEIETAKRDGMKYRDMAVLVRASFQMRAFEERFVLLAIPYTVIGGPRFFERAEIRDAHAYLRLIQSEDDDLAFERIVNVPKRGIGDTSVQKILQIARHNGVSAMTAVRDLITSDELQARTRTALSSFVRDLDRWRALASDTRHWLLTETVLEESGYTDMQKADRATGPARLDNLKELTQAMQSFETLGAYLEHVSLVMDLDRGPSSDAVQIMTLHGAKGLEFPLVFLPGWEEGVFPSQRSIDEKGEKGLEEERRLAYVGVTRAKQDARISFAANRLVYGRWTSQLPSRFVDELPIAHVEAESDTGYYGASGGMKEAKSRWDDAPSFGAGYTSPGWQRAKAFTAGQTPGARPARNAVIEGEGRLIATADPKSGSGFVKGDRVFHQKFGYGAVRIIEGNKLTVEFEKAGEKKVIDTFVEKTSQV
- a CDS encoding SIMPL domain-containing protein — translated: MPVDRSSLLPPAIFGGLIAIGLIGSGIAIGGGVINAQVGNRQVTVRGVAERNVVADLAVLTINFSHSGDDLDAVTGKIDSDLLKVQQFLKAQGYPDDALTNGRLSVTDNKANAYQPAVDVLHYTATNSVTIRTRDVARVAQTQRSLDDLVRQDVLIGFADPLYVYTKLNEVRPSMIAEATASARSGAEQFAKDSGAPLGPIRQATQGSFEILAREDIDNESTSLDKRVRVVATVTYQLR
- a CDS encoding type III polyketide synthase; translated protein: MSSPTPAPTPRLNALSTAWPPFTLRQEDVAANGAELFATTHGGFKRLEPIYRNSLIETRHSCVPIEWYLQPHSFAERNRLFLDNAVALMAESATKALDEAGLTADQIDCIVTVCSTGIATPSLEAHLMQVMPFRPDVRRVPLFGLGCAGGVLGLARAAEAAKAWPESRVLLLVVELCALTFRYQDRSKSNLVATALFGDGAAAAIVSCRDDGTGPVLGASHEHTWPDSLDVMGWDVADDGLKVVFSRDIPALVQNDFQPIAEAFLSTNGLTAAGVGGFVCHPGGAKVIEALEGVFTLCSGEMRHTRDVLREHGNMSSATVLFVLKATLEANEPGPWLLTTLGPGFTTALMLVHPQ
- a CDS encoding DMT family transporter, with amino-acid sequence MSLSDTLRRPSADALAIGGVVLCAVIWGTTWYAITWQLGTVDPVASLVWRFGLAALVLIVGCAVTGRSLKLTRGQHLAAVGQGAFVFAISYSFTYAAEGHVTSAIVAVVFAGLAFLNLVLFRLVVGQKASRGAWMGASLGIIGVAVLSGGEALGAGFDQRALMGIGLAFLAVLSSAVGNYFSWRGQEQGTAILPQTGWAMAYGTGMLVVYGLVTGARFTIDSSPGYLVSLIYLAVMGSVVAFVTYFAVARARGYALASYISALTPPIAMLVSLLFEDARFGWSAAVGLALVLGGQVLLSRAPKAAG
- a CDS encoding isoprenylcysteine carboxyl methyltransferase family protein; the encoded protein is MMWFLIVLGLVVAQRLGELWLADRNTRGLLADGAVEIGAGHYPLFVILHTAWLSALAIFTPWTAVPNPWLLAVYVILQFGRVWVIATLGRYWTTRIITLPGAPLVRSGPFRFVRHPNYWVASLEIAILPLVFGQVWIALVFSVLNGILVAYRIRIEERALADRET
- a CDS encoding ribbon-helix-helix domain-containing protein — its product is MLKKRSVTLAGHATSVALEPEFWAVLDGIAAERNLSHAGLLVWIDQTRGRRPLASACRLLALEHAGSGSITR